The genomic interval AAAAATTTTCCGATGTTTCCATATTATGGTGAAAACGCGTAACACCCGATGCCTTCAGCATGGCGAGCTCTTCCGGCGTCAGACGGCCCAGCGACGCGCAAACCGCCGTTTTCTCTCCACCGCCGATTTTTCTGACTACACCGGCCAGCTCTTTCAACTCCGTGGTTGAAAGCTTGCCGCCGCTGGTCACAACTCCGCATTTGCGATTACCGTCCTTGATATCCTCACGGATCTGATGTTCCAGGGTTCGGGAATCCATAAAGGGATAAACATCAATCTCAGTTGAATTATGTGCACTCTGGGAGCAGAACCGGCAATCCATATCGCACCTGCCGCTCTTGGCATTGATAATGGAGCACAGCTCGATGCTATTCCCGAAAAACGCTTTGCGGATCTCCGTCGCCGCCGCCAGCAGCTCGTTTTCATCCCATTCAACCAGCGCCAGCGCTTCATCCGCCGAGCAGCCGGTTCCGGAAATACACTTTTCTTTAACCTGATCGATCATGACTTCCTCAAATAAAGCCGAAAATTTAACCACGAAAGTCATTCAGAACGAAGGGAGATTGCGTCCGAATTAGAAAAGTTCCAACCATTGGAAGTTTGTTCTGGGAATCCCCTGAACCGAAATTTATCTTAATCGTTTTCCAACCTCTGGAGGCCTTTTTCCGTGAACAGTGTACCGTTTGCCCATCTTCATTTTCATACCTGCTACAGCCTGCTGGACAGTACAGCAAAGGTGAAGGATTCGGTGGCGGCCGCAACGGATATGGGCATGCAGTATCTGGCGATGACCGACCATGCGGTGCTGTACGGGGCGGTGGAATTTTATAAGGCATGCTACGCCGCCGGTATCAAACCGATCATCGGGTGCGATATGTATGTGGCGCGGCACGGCATTGCCCACCGCG from Verrucomicrobia bacterium S94 carries:
- the bioB gene encoding biotin synthase BioB yields the protein MTFVVKFSALFEEVMIDQVKEKCISGTGCSADEALALVEWDENELLAAATEIRKAFFGNSIELCSIINAKSGRCDMDCRFCSQSAHNSTEIDVYPFMDSRTLEHQIREDIKDGNRKCGVVTSGGKLSTTELKELAGVVRKIGGGEKTAVCASLGRLTPEELAMLKASGVTRFHHNMETSENFYAEICTTQSWKQRLETVKAAQAAGLNVCSGGLFGMGERWEDRIDLAIALRELGVDSVPINFLYAHPGTPLKRQKPLSAAEALRIIAVYRFLLPDVTLRICGGRAHILGDRQSELFAAGANGLMTGNYLTVAGSQYESDLEMIERLNLAVEPV